From Chromohalobacter canadensis, one genomic window encodes:
- the uraD gene encoding 2-oxo-4-hydroxy-4-carboxy-5-ureidoimidazoline decarboxylase translates to MRQPLLSPRPTTLDRSAFVEAYGSIYEHSPWIAEEAWDSGLAAHHDSPAGLVEAMAAVLDAASAERQLAVIRAHPDLAGKVALDGGLTQASTQEQAGAGLDQCTPEELARFERLNAAYKERFGFPFVMAVKGYHRREILDAFEARLAHTPDEERRTAITQIHRIARLRLDAHAA, encoded by the coding sequence ATGCGCCAACCCTTGCTCTCGCCACGCCCTACGACGCTCGACCGCTCAGCCTTCGTGGAAGCGTACGGCAGTATTTACGAACATTCTCCGTGGATCGCCGAGGAAGCATGGGATAGCGGCCTCGCGGCCCATCATGACAGCCCCGCGGGCCTCGTCGAGGCGATGGCCGCCGTGCTCGACGCCGCCTCCGCCGAGCGCCAGCTCGCCGTCATCCGCGCGCATCCTGACCTGGCCGGCAAGGTCGCGCTGGATGGCGGGCTGACCCAGGCCTCGACCCAGGAACAAGCCGGTGCCGGGCTCGATCAGTGCACACCGGAGGAGCTCGCCCGCTTCGAGCGCCTGAACGCCGCCTACAAGGAACGCTTCGGCTTTCCCTTCGTGATGGCGGTCAAGGGCTACCATCGCCGCGAGATTCTCGACGCCTTCGAGGCTCGTCTCGCGCATACGCCCGACGAGGAGCGCCGCACCGCCATCACGCAGATCCATCGCATCGCACGGCTCCGCCTGGACGCCCATGCCGCCTGA
- a CDS encoding IclR family transcriptional regulator — MTESKRKSVGRPAGNGKTTSGHSQSLVRGLSILEGLAAAPGGLALSDIAQIVGLAPSTTHRLLQALHQQGFIAQDAEMGVWHIDAKTFRVGNAFLEARDFVATARPFLHQLTAETEETANLGIRDQGMAVFLAQSESPQMMRMITRLGSRAPLHASGVGKALLAWLPRDEVERILHTRGLDKVTPNTLDTPSRLRDALGEIRRQGYACDREEHAIGLNCVAATLHDENGLPLAAISVSGPAARIPEARLAELGGLVSRAAREITARLGGRLPGAQD; from the coding sequence GTGACGGAAAGCAAACGCAAGTCGGTCGGACGCCCCGCCGGCAACGGCAAAACCACCAGCGGCCACAGTCAATCGTTGGTGCGGGGCCTGAGTATTCTCGAAGGGCTCGCCGCCGCGCCCGGCGGGCTGGCCCTGTCCGATATCGCCCAGATCGTGGGCCTGGCCCCGTCGACCACGCACCGCTTGCTGCAGGCGCTCCACCAGCAGGGCTTCATCGCTCAGGATGCGGAGATGGGCGTGTGGCACATCGACGCCAAGACGTTCCGCGTGGGCAATGCCTTCCTCGAGGCACGCGATTTCGTTGCTACCGCCCGCCCCTTCCTGCACCAGTTGACGGCGGAGACCGAGGAAACCGCCAACCTGGGCATCCGGGATCAGGGCATGGCCGTGTTTCTCGCCCAGAGCGAGTCGCCGCAGATGATGCGCATGATCACGCGACTGGGCTCGCGCGCCCCGCTGCATGCCTCGGGCGTCGGCAAGGCACTGCTCGCCTGGCTGCCGCGCGACGAGGTCGAGCGCATCCTCCACACGCGCGGGCTCGACAAGGTGACGCCCAATACCCTCGACACGCCGTCCCGTCTGCGCGACGCCCTCGGCGAGATCCGCCGTCAGGGCTATGCCTGCGACCGCGAGGAACACGCCATCGGCCTCAACTGCGTGGCGGCAACACTGCACGACGAGAACGGCCTGCCGCTCGCCGCCATTTCGGTGTCCGGTCCCGCCGCGCGTATTCCCGAAGCACGCCTCGCCGAGCTCGGTGGCCTGGTGAGCCGCGCCGCCCGCGAGATCACGGCACGCCTGGGCGGTCGGCTGCCCGGCGCTCAGGACTGA